From a region of the Corallococcus coralloides DSM 2259 genome:
- a CDS encoding response regulator: MAGNAQAPFHILLVEDEPVIRELVRSMLSDGAVDVVCAANGIEGLKLARDRDFHLILMDVVLPQLDGVSVCRILKSDPATAKVPLYMLTGKAKKADVESATQAGADGYIHKPFRGAELMDLVERLRAARSAAD; encoded by the coding sequence ATGGCTGGCAACGCGCAAGCGCCCTTCCACATCCTGCTCGTCGAGGACGAGCCCGTCATCCGCGAGCTGGTTCGCTCCATGTTGAGCGACGGCGCGGTGGACGTGGTCTGCGCGGCCAATGGCATCGAAGGCCTGAAGCTGGCCCGCGACCGCGACTTCCACCTCATCCTGATGGACGTGGTGCTGCCGCAGCTGGACGGCGTCTCCGTGTGCCGCATCCTGAAGAGCGACCCGGCCACGGCGAAGGTGCCGCTCTACATGCTCACCGGGAAGGCGAAGAAGGCGGACGTGGAGAGCGCGACGCAGGCGGGCGCGGACGGCTACATCCACAAGCCCTTCCGCGGCGCGGAGCTGATGGACCTGGTGGAGCGGCTGCGCGCGGCCCGCTCGGCCGCGGACTGA
- a CDS encoding PilZ domain-containing protein: protein MMNPSNGPRPNERERYHPRVEARLQVKVLLSGRTVTAQARDISMNGLFLQAHPADSQRALTIALPLPGDRELVTMCTIRRREVDGVALEFGELDWDDLIALARFLHPHLP, encoded by the coding sequence ATGATGAACCCCTCCAATGGTCCCCGTCCGAACGAGCGCGAGCGCTACCACCCGCGCGTCGAAGCCCGGCTCCAGGTGAAGGTGCTCCTGTCGGGCCGCACCGTGACGGCTCAGGCGCGCGACATCTCCATGAACGGCCTGTTCCTCCAGGCCCACCCGGCGGACTCGCAGCGCGCGCTCACCATCGCCCTGCCGCTGCCGGGCGACCGGGAGCTCGTCACCATGTGCACCATCCGCCGCCGGGAAGTGGACGGCGTCGCGCTGGAGTTCGGCGAGCTGGACTGGGACGACCTCATCGCCCTGGCCCGGTTCCTCCACCCCCACCTGCCGTAA
- a CDS encoding SH3 domain-containing protein, translating to MSDAATQGYYTAEEAEAVFQQANDAYGREDYATAQAQYEKLIAHGFGGPDVLYNLGTTHLARGDLGRAVLALEQARKQGGRAEDLEANLALARARQVDKVVGAAADEAFLPRLAAATDGAAVAWVFFVAWLVGFALLLFRRAFPSMRRTAVAVVAGLCLTAAVPAALLLGAHIWVHQNVHEAVVLAPTLVARELPRSEGRSLFEVHAGLKVQLLDETGKYVRIRLPNGLEGWAERDGVSEI from the coding sequence ATGAGCGACGCGGCGACGCAGGGCTACTACACCGCCGAGGAAGCGGAGGCCGTCTTCCAGCAGGCCAACGACGCGTATGGCCGTGAGGACTACGCCACCGCGCAGGCCCAGTACGAGAAGCTCATCGCCCACGGCTTCGGCGGCCCCGACGTGCTCTACAACCTGGGCACCACGCACCTGGCCCGGGGCGACCTGGGCCGCGCGGTGCTGGCGCTGGAGCAGGCCCGGAAGCAGGGCGGACGCGCCGAGGACCTGGAGGCCAACCTGGCCCTGGCGCGGGCGCGGCAGGTGGACAAGGTCGTGGGCGCCGCCGCGGACGAGGCCTTCCTCCCCCGGCTGGCGGCCGCGACGGACGGCGCGGCCGTGGCCTGGGTCTTCTTCGTCGCGTGGCTGGTGGGCTTCGCGCTGCTGCTCTTCCGGCGCGCCTTCCCCTCGATGCGGCGCACGGCGGTGGCGGTGGTGGCGGGCCTCTGCCTCACGGCGGCGGTGCCGGCGGCGCTGCTCCTGGGTGCGCACATCTGGGTCCATCAGAACGTGCACGAGGCCGTGGTGCTGGCGCCCACGCTGGTGGCGAGGGAGCTGCCTCGCTCGGAAGGGCGCTCGCTCTTCGAGGTGCACGCTGGCCTGAAGGTGCAGCTGCTGGATGAGACGGGGAAGTACGTCCGCATCCGCCTGCCCAACGGCCTGGAGGGCTGGGCCGAGCGCGACGGCGTCTCCGAAATCTAG